The following proteins are encoded in a genomic region of Corticium candelabrum chromosome 11, ooCorCand1.1, whole genome shotgun sequence:
- the LOC134186785 gene encoding monocarboxylate transporter 13-like isoform X2 — translation MAVESTRVSLQLPTDCSSGQNRRGGVKDKPDNDLTVSHNYADGDSPHTSRGATVTDRRQNVPYRRRRSSIKVLMLPTKAVDKGWSWVVCVACFVTTFTLIGILASFGVLYIGLLEFYGGSNGTDSCSTTNSSSIGGQTAWIGNQATLFTFLLGPMSAAMAARMGVRPVIITGAIIFTTGMLLTAATNEIWQATLTYGVMGGLGASMVYTPVVGILPAYFDKRKAFAVCFAQSGSWIGNIVLVTASTSIRQSYNWRVQCLFLGGMSTLAIIMGVLYRPRPPQAGNHKQPSIKEVIVQSCNSQRHIRFAVWVWSISLHFFQFYFVLFHLARHAECKMRVDPTEASLLLTYIAISAAVFSIIGGIVQDRMQNKILVLQLVMFVGGVTNVMFPYMTEYSHLVGFAILTGFSDSFISLMSVIPQELVGVKEAVNAFGVLSFTSAITGALGGPAGGWAYDAYGSYNLIFVLSGVLSILASLSMFVDFYLKRRSVKEEEEEENKDTQEPQQTQDVITTKFLLFTDFFS, via the exons ATGGCAGTTGAATCGACGCGTGTGTCGCTACAGTTGCCTACCGACTGTTCTAGTGGGCAAAATCGTCGCGGCGGCGTTAAGGATAAGCCTGATAACGACTTAACGGTCAGTCACAATTACGCAGACGGCGATTCGCCACACACCAGCAGGGGCGCTACGGTTACTGATCGGAGACAGAATGTGCCGTATAGGAGGAGACGTAGCTCTATAAAAGTGCTTATGCTACCGACGAAAGCCGTGGACAAGGGTTGGTCTTGGGTCGTGTGTGTGGCCTGTTTTGTGACCACTTTCACGTTAATTGGAATCCTGGCGTCGTTCGGTGTCTTGTATATCGGATTACTGGAGTTTTACGGCGGTTCTAATGGGACAGACAGCTGCTCGACGACGAACTCTAGTTCTATTGGAGGTCAAACAG CATGGATTGGCAATCAAGCTACTCTTTTCACTTTTCTTCTTGGGCCAATGTCAGCTGCTATGGCTGCACGGATGGGTGTGCGACCAGTCATTATCACTGGTGCAATTATCTTTACAACAGGCATGCTCTTAACAGCAGCTACAAATGAGATATGGCAGGCCACACTTACTTACGGTGTAATGGGTGGTCTTGGAGCATCTATGGTTTATACACCAGTCGTGGGCATTCTACCTGCTTACTTTGACAAGAGAAAAGCTTTTGCTGTGTGCTTTGCTCAATCAGGTTCATGGATAGGAAATATAGTTCTTGTAACAGCCTCAACTTCAATTCGTCAATCATACAACTGGAGAGTACAATGTCTGTTTTTGGGTGGAATGAGTACTTTAGCAATTATTATGGGTGTTCTTTACCGACCAAGACCTCCACAGGCAGGCAATCATAAGCAACCATCGATTAAGGAAGTCATTGTACAGTCCTGCAATTCACAGCGACATATTCGATTTGCCGTGTGGGTGTGGTCGATATCATTGCACTTTTTTCAGTTCTATTTCGTTCTTTTTCATTTG GCTCGACATGCCGAATGCAAGATGCGAGTTGACCCAACAGAAGCATCTCTACTGCTCACTTATATTGCAATTAGTGCTGCCGTGTTTAGCATCATTGGTGGCATTGTGCAAGATCGCATGCAGAACAAGATACTTGTGCTACAGTTGGTCATGTTTGTCGGTGGTGTCACCAACGTTATGTTCCCCTACATGACCGAGTATTCTCACCTTGTTGGATTTGCTATCTTGACAGGATTTAGTGACTCTTTTATCTCACTTATGTCTGTAATTCCACAAGAGCTGGTGGGAGTGAAAGAAGCAGTAAACGCATTTGGTGTTTTGTCATTTACGAGTGCAATCACAGGAGCCCTAGGCGGGCCTGCAGGAG GGTGGGCGTATGATGCATACGGTtcttataatttaatttttgttttgtctggtGTTCTGTCAATACTCGCTTCCCTCTCCATGTTTGTCGACTTTTATCTCAAACGACGGTCTgtaaaagaagaagaagaagaagaaaacaaagaTACCCAAGAGCCTCAACAAACTCAGGATGTCATTACAA CCAAATTTCTATTGTTCACTGACTTCTTCTCATAA
- the LOC134186785 gene encoding monocarboxylate transporter 13-like isoform X1 — MAVESTRVSLQLPTDCSSGQNRRGGVKDKPDNDLTVSHNYADGDSPHTSRGATVTDRRQNVPYRRRRSSIKVLMLPTKAVDKGWSWVVCVACFVTTFTLIGILASFGVLYIGLLEFYGGSNGTDSCSTTNSSSIGGQTAWIGNQATLFTFLLGPMSAAMAARMGVRPVIITGAIIFTTGMLLTAATNEIWQATLTYGVMGGLGASMVYTPVVGILPAYFDKRKAFAVCFAQSGSWIGNIVLVTASTSIRQSYNWRVQCLFLGGMSTLAIIMGVLYRPRPPQAGNHKQPSIKEVIVQSCNSQRHIRFAVWVWSISLHFFQFYFVLFHLARHAECKMRVDPTEASLLLTYIAISAAVFSIIGGIVQDRMQNKILVLQLVMFVGGVTNVMFPYMTEYSHLVGFAILTGFSDSFISLMSVIPQELVGVKEAVNAFGVLSFTSAITGALGGPAGGWAYDAYGSYNLIFVLSGVLSILASLSMFVDFYLKRRSVKEEEEEENKDTQEPQQTQDVITSMESSPNFYCSLTSSHKTLMRQDILRNTLASCVISVGCANQCCTDQAILLSI; from the exons ATGGCAGTTGAATCGACGCGTGTGTCGCTACAGTTGCCTACCGACTGTTCTAGTGGGCAAAATCGTCGCGGCGGCGTTAAGGATAAGCCTGATAACGACTTAACGGTCAGTCACAATTACGCAGACGGCGATTCGCCACACACCAGCAGGGGCGCTACGGTTACTGATCGGAGACAGAATGTGCCGTATAGGAGGAGACGTAGCTCTATAAAAGTGCTTATGCTACCGACGAAAGCCGTGGACAAGGGTTGGTCTTGGGTCGTGTGTGTGGCCTGTTTTGTGACCACTTTCACGTTAATTGGAATCCTGGCGTCGTTCGGTGTCTTGTATATCGGATTACTGGAGTTTTACGGCGGTTCTAATGGGACAGACAGCTGCTCGACGACGAACTCTAGTTCTATTGGAGGTCAAACAG CATGGATTGGCAATCAAGCTACTCTTTTCACTTTTCTTCTTGGGCCAATGTCAGCTGCTATGGCTGCACGGATGGGTGTGCGACCAGTCATTATCACTGGTGCAATTATCTTTACAACAGGCATGCTCTTAACAGCAGCTACAAATGAGATATGGCAGGCCACACTTACTTACGGTGTAATGGGTGGTCTTGGAGCATCTATGGTTTATACACCAGTCGTGGGCATTCTACCTGCTTACTTTGACAAGAGAAAAGCTTTTGCTGTGTGCTTTGCTCAATCAGGTTCATGGATAGGAAATATAGTTCTTGTAACAGCCTCAACTTCAATTCGTCAATCATACAACTGGAGAGTACAATGTCTGTTTTTGGGTGGAATGAGTACTTTAGCAATTATTATGGGTGTTCTTTACCGACCAAGACCTCCACAGGCAGGCAATCATAAGCAACCATCGATTAAGGAAGTCATTGTACAGTCCTGCAATTCACAGCGACATATTCGATTTGCCGTGTGGGTGTGGTCGATATCATTGCACTTTTTTCAGTTCTATTTCGTTCTTTTTCATTTG GCTCGACATGCCGAATGCAAGATGCGAGTTGACCCAACAGAAGCATCTCTACTGCTCACTTATATTGCAATTAGTGCTGCCGTGTTTAGCATCATTGGTGGCATTGTGCAAGATCGCATGCAGAACAAGATACTTGTGCTACAGTTGGTCATGTTTGTCGGTGGTGTCACCAACGTTATGTTCCCCTACATGACCGAGTATTCTCACCTTGTTGGATTTGCTATCTTGACAGGATTTAGTGACTCTTTTATCTCACTTATGTCTGTAATTCCACAAGAGCTGGTGGGAGTGAAAGAAGCAGTAAACGCATTTGGTGTTTTGTCATTTACGAGTGCAATCACAGGAGCCCTAGGCGGGCCTGCAGGAG GGTGGGCGTATGATGCATACGGTtcttataatttaatttttgttttgtctggtGTTCTGTCAATACTCGCTTCCCTCTCCATGTTTGTCGACTTTTATCTCAAACGACGGTCTgtaaaagaagaagaagaagaagaaaacaaagaTACCCAAGAGCCTCAACAAACTCAGGATGTCATTACAAGTATGGAATCATCT CCAAATTTCTATTGTTCACTGACTTCTTCTCATAAGACTTTGATGAGACAAGATATTTTGCGTAACACACTAGCTAGCTGTGTAATTTCTGTTGGATGTGCGAATCAGTGTTGCACTGATCAGGCTATTTTACTTAGTATTTAA